One region of Bacteriovorax sp. Seq25_V genomic DNA includes:
- the rpoD gene encoding RNA polymerase sigma factor RpoD, which produces MESLESHTEFVRDLVRGLDEESSQKEVDKVRDQIFAICDRVQKLLSEIIDEDGTLKKLTAEQSKNMNDLSEQLADLTFNRKIINSFVEPVKRYYLQFKDLYEQQDRIFKFLEVEDYEQYKLLYDKIMEDDAFKRSLAKDLFTTDAKIEQLVRNQEDILRKLRRISIEAGMSFEDIETVYKIILKGEEKADRAKAQLVEANLRLVVSIAKKYTNRGLQFLDLIQEGNIGLMKAVDKFEYRRGYKFSTYATWWIRQAITRAIADQARTIRIPVHMIETINKMVRTQRQLIQELGREPTPEEIAEKMEMPVDKVKKVQKISKEPISLETPIGEEEDSSLGDFIEDKKIISPADAVMSITLSEQTRAVLSTLTPREEKVLRMRFGIGEKSDHTLEEVGQDFFVTRERIRQIEAKALRKLRHPSRAKMLKSYLDKN; this is translated from the coding sequence ATTGAGTCTTTAGAAAGCCACACTGAATTTGTTAGAGATCTTGTAAGAGGTCTTGATGAAGAATCATCACAGAAAGAAGTTGATAAAGTAAGAGATCAAATCTTTGCAATTTGTGACAGAGTACAAAAACTATTAAGCGAAATTATCGATGAAGATGGAACGCTTAAAAAACTTACTGCTGAACAATCAAAGAACATGAATGATCTTTCTGAGCAACTTGCTGACCTGACTTTCAATAGAAAGATCATCAACAGCTTCGTTGAGCCAGTAAAGAGATACTACCTACAATTCAAAGATCTTTATGAGCAACAAGACAGAATCTTCAAATTCCTAGAAGTTGAAGACTATGAGCAGTACAAGCTTCTTTACGATAAGATTATGGAAGACGATGCTTTCAAGCGTTCTCTTGCAAAAGATCTTTTCACGACAGATGCTAAAATTGAGCAACTAGTTAGAAACCAAGAAGATATTCTAAGAAAACTAAGAAGAATTTCTATTGAAGCTGGAATGAGCTTTGAAGATATCGAGACTGTTTACAAGATTATCCTTAAAGGTGAAGAGAAGGCCGATAGAGCGAAAGCTCAACTTGTAGAAGCTAACTTAAGACTTGTTGTTTCGATTGCTAAGAAATACACAAACAGAGGACTTCAGTTCCTAGACCTTATTCAAGAAGGAAACATCGGTTTAATGAAAGCCGTTGATAAATTCGAATACCGTCGTGGTTACAAATTCTCTACTTATGCAACATGGTGGATTAGACAGGCAATTACAAGAGCAATCGCTGACCAAGCAAGAACAATCCGTATTCCTGTTCACATGATTGAAACTATCAACAAGATGGTTAGAACTCAAAGACAACTTATCCAAGAACTTGGTAGAGAGCCTACTCCGGAAGAAATTGCAGAGAAAATGGAAATGCCAGTTGATAAAGTTAAAAAAGTTCAAAAAATCTCGAAAGAGCCAATCTCTCTTGAAACACCAATCGGTGAAGAAGAAGATTCATCTCTTGGAGATTTCATTGAAGATAAGAAGATCATCTCTCCTGCTGATGCAGTTATGAGTATCACTCTTTCGGAGCAAACGAGAGCTGTGCTATCTACTCTAACTCCAAGAGAAGAGAAAGTTCTAAGAATGCGTTTTGGTATTGGTGAAAAGTCAGACCATACTCTTGAGGAAGTTGGTCAAGATTTCTTCGTTACGAGAGAGCGTATTAGACAGATCGAGGCTAAGGCCCTAAGAAAACTTAGACACCCATCGCGTGCTAAGATGCTTAAGTCTTACCTAGATAAAAACTAA
- a CDS encoding methylenetetrahydrofolate reductase → MKVIEHISKSNGTLFSFEIVPPPRGKTITAVTDVVETLLPHNPSWIDVTAHPAGAYYNERPDGTIERKIYKKRPGTIGICGVIQNRFRVDTVTHLLTQGFTKEETEDAMIELNFLGIHNVLALRGDGLNYNKQYDKSRSVNHYAIDLVKQINDVKNGRFLDELSQSLPLDFGVGVAGYPEKHFEAPSLKLDIQHLKDKVDAGADYIATQMFFKNEKYFQFVELCRQAGIQVPIVPGIKVIKNLKQFNSVPSNFYVDFPDEFVEEAHANPKHVEEIGINFAIKQCEELVNAKVPSLHFYVMNDAKSVAQVVKKFF, encoded by the coding sequence ATGAAAGTAATTGAGCATATCTCAAAGTCAAACGGCACTCTTTTTAGTTTTGAAATTGTACCTCCACCAAGAGGAAAGACTATTACTGCAGTAACAGATGTAGTTGAAACTCTACTTCCACATAATCCTTCATGGATTGATGTAACTGCCCACCCCGCTGGCGCATACTATAATGAAAGACCAGATGGAACAATTGAAAGGAAAATCTATAAGAAGCGCCCAGGAACTATTGGGATCTGTGGTGTTATTCAAAATAGATTTCGTGTTGATACTGTAACCCACTTACTAACTCAGGGGTTTACGAAAGAAGAAACAGAAGACGCCATGATCGAACTTAACTTTCTTGGTATTCACAACGTTCTTGCTCTTCGTGGAGATGGTCTTAACTATAATAAGCAATACGACAAGTCTCGCTCGGTAAATCATTATGCCATCGATCTTGTTAAACAAATCAATGACGTAAAAAATGGAAGATTTCTTGATGAACTTTCACAGTCACTTCCGCTAGACTTCGGTGTTGGTGTTGCTGGTTACCCAGAAAAACATTTTGAAGCCCCAAGTCTTAAACTAGATATTCAACACCTCAAAGATAAAGTTGATGCTGGTGCTGATTATATCGCGACACAGATGTTCTTTAAGAATGAAAAATATTTTCAATTTGTTGAACTATGTAGACAGGCCGGAATTCAAGTGCCAATCGTCCCAGGAATTAAAGTTATAAAAAACCTGAAGCAGTTCAACTCTGTCCCAAGTAATTTCTATGTTGATTTCCCAGATGAGTTCGTAGAAGAAGCACATGCGAACCCTAAACACGTCGAAGAAATTGGAATAAATTTCGCGATTAAACAATGTGAAGAACTAGTGAATGCTAAAGTCCCATCCCTACACTTCTACGTTATGAATGATGCAAAAAGTGTAGCTCAAGTAGTAAAGAAGTTTTTTTAA
- a CDS encoding inositol monophosphatase family protein translates to MYRIELEELKKEIYKKLHELRSRDLKIEIKSDKSPVTEFDIFVSEKTQEIFSKRHGYLNFYSEENPEEFKFPVIVLDPIDGTREFVKGYGECAVSLAILNSADINDPKNYGWIYNPFTGFEISSDLHISIEPRTVVPPTIHVMVSRSEWEKNLVDHERNEQISLTPMGSIAYKLGLLAGGACDVVISKRNKNIWDIAAGIVICHSRGIKTMSEGGEVTLLNQIKYKAPFIWGKEREIEIASYLLD, encoded by the coding sequence ATGTATAGAATTGAATTAGAAGAACTAAAGAAAGAAATCTACAAGAAACTTCACGAGCTTAGAAGTCGTGATCTTAAAATTGAAATCAAGTCCGATAAGTCTCCTGTGACTGAATTTGATATTTTTGTTTCAGAAAAAACACAAGAGATTTTTTCAAAGAGACATGGGTACTTAAATTTTTACAGTGAAGAAAATCCTGAAGAATTTAAGTTTCCAGTCATTGTTCTCGATCCGATCGATGGAACGCGAGAGTTTGTAAAAGGTTATGGCGAGTGTGCTGTATCTCTTGCCATTCTAAACTCTGCTGATATTAATGATCCAAAAAATTATGGCTGGATTTATAATCCATTTACAGGTTTTGAAATTTCTAGTGATCTTCACATTTCAATTGAGCCTCGAACTGTTGTGCCTCCAACTATCCATGTCATGGTATCTCGAAGTGAATGGGAGAAGAATCTTGTCGATCATGAAAGAAATGAGCAAATTAGCTTAACTCCTATGGGTAGTATTGCTTATAAGCTTGGTCTTCTCGCTGGAGGAGCCTGTGATGTTGTAATTTCAAAAAGAAATAAGAATATTTGGGACATTGCTGCAGGGATAGTGATTTGTCATTCGCGTGGTATTAAGACTATGTCTGAGGGAGGAGAGGTTACCCTCCTTAATCAGATTAAATACAAAGCTCCATTTATTTGGGGAAAAGAGCGAGAGATTGAAATAGCAAGTTACCTACTAGATTAG
- a CDS encoding glycosyltransferase, whose product MKIVFYHHAPLPVKTYGGTERIMFWHMKELASLGHQVILLGHPESNVKEYGIKLIPLDKSIIRNGWEKLIPRDADIIHLQISYQIPKEIIDIPQVCTIHGNGQPGEIFHKNAVFVSKAHAKLHSSESFVYNAIDFDEYPRPKHLHKSSENLLFLAKASWSVKNLKDCKTAAINSKKHLHIAGGRSFSFSKYIHNHGLIGGEEKLKLIRKCDALLFPVRWHEPFGLAMIESMSQGLPVIGSQYGSLPEVIGPAGIACKNRQDFLEAVNDFNFSLSAKQIIEYAQSKFAISGYTKSYLKLYEKVISGQSLNESNPFYSLEKRAEELLPF is encoded by the coding sequence TTGAAAATTGTTTTCTATCATCATGCACCTCTTCCTGTGAAAACTTATGGTGGAACAGAAAGAATTATGTTTTGGCACATGAAGGAGCTTGCAAGTCTCGGTCATCAGGTTATCTTACTAGGTCACCCAGAATCAAATGTTAAAGAGTATGGAATAAAACTTATTCCTCTAGATAAATCTATAATTAGAAATGGATGGGAAAAACTAATTCCAAGAGATGCAGATATTATTCATTTACAAATCAGTTACCAAATCCCTAAAGAAATTATCGACATACCACAGGTTTGCACAATTCATGGAAACGGACAGCCTGGCGAAATTTTTCATAAAAATGCTGTCTTTGTTTCAAAGGCACATGCCAAACTTCATAGTTCAGAATCATTTGTCTACAATGCCATTGACTTTGATGAATACCCTCGCCCAAAACACTTACACAAATCAAGCGAAAATCTACTGTTTCTTGCAAAAGCTTCATGGAGTGTGAAAAACCTTAAAGACTGCAAGACTGCTGCAATCAATTCAAAAAAGCATCTCCACATTGCAGGCGGAAGGTCATTTAGTTTTTCAAAGTATATTCATAATCATGGGTTAATTGGTGGCGAAGAAAAATTAAAACTTATTCGCAAATGCGATGCACTTCTATTTCCTGTACGCTGGCATGAACCATTTGGTTTAGCGATGATTGAATCAATGTCACAGGGTCTTCCTGTTATTGGCTCACAATATGGAAGTCTTCCAGAAGTTATTGGTCCTGCAGGTATTGCTTGCAAGAACAGGCAAGATTTTTTAGAGGCCGTTAATGATTTTAATTTTAGTTTGAGCGCCAAGCAAATTATAGAATATGCTCAAAGCAAATTTGCAATCTCTGGTTATACAAAATCATACTTGAAGCTATATGAAAAAGTTATTTCAGGACAATCTCTAAACGAATCAAATCCATTCTATAGTTTAGAAAAAAGAGCAGAAGAACTTCTACCTTTTTAA
- a CDS encoding glycosyltransferase family 2 protein, whose protein sequence is MIKISAAIITFNEEHNIERCIKSVMDVVDEIVVIDSFSTDKTKEICLQYKTKFIENPFAGHIQQKNFALSQTTHDIVLSLDADEALDDKLREQITALKSNFTKDGYFFNRLTNYNGQWIYHCGWYPDKKLRLFNKHKAKWAGVNPHDIIEMSEGTSTQYISGNLLHYSYDSITDHINQTNKFTTIAAKEAYNRGVRSSVFKIVSRPILKFFKDYFLKRGFLDGRYGFIICCINSLSALLKFSKIYDLQTQRRID, encoded by the coding sequence ATGATTAAGATTTCTGCTGCCATTATAACGTTTAATGAAGAACACAACATTGAGCGCTGCATAAAATCAGTAATGGACGTTGTTGATGAAATAGTTGTTATTGACTCGTTCTCAACAGATAAGACAAAAGAAATATGTCTTCAATATAAGACTAAATTTATCGAAAATCCATTCGCGGGGCATATTCAACAAAAGAACTTTGCTCTCTCTCAAACGACTCACGATATTGTTCTTTCCCTTGATGCCGACGAGGCCCTTGACGACAAACTTAGAGAACAAATTACTGCCCTTAAGTCTAACTTTACCAAAGATGGTTACTTCTTTAATCGTCTCACAAACTATAATGGCCAATGGATCTACCACTGTGGATGGTATCCAGATAAGAAGCTGAGACTTTTCAATAAACACAAAGCAAAGTGGGCCGGAGTAAATCCCCATGATATTATCGAAATGTCAGAAGGTACATCAACCCAATATATAAGTGGAAATCTTCTCCACTATAGCTATGATTCAATTACAGATCATATTAACCAAACAAATAAATTTACAACAATTGCAGCAAAAGAAGCATACAATCGTGGTGTTCGTTCAAGTGTTTTCAAAATAGTCTCTCGTCCGATACTCAAATTTTTTAAAGACTACTTTCTTAAGCGTGGATTTCTCGATGGAAGATATGGCTTTATCATCTGTTGTATTAATTCTCTTTCCGCACTACTAAAGTTCTCGAAGATTTATGACTTACAAACTCAGAGGAGAATAGATTGA
- a CDS encoding glycosyltransferase family 9 protein — translation MKNDSPTILVVKYRALGDSVMGLSTISYLRSIYPNSKIYYGVRGWTAKLYEEIKTDADGIIPLSIESISDYVKFYRILKELKIDHVHEMHLSGRTKKFFTFFKYILGFNYTFHNHHERKGEVLDQGMIKPLIQRDLDGAYTYLGKNGMVPSYLNFEPSFKNLSGAQKARVILGVVATRETKMWSLENYVALAHLIKNGFPEVEISVPLSNSAEDKRIEEKLNILDKENSLEIVRVDLSKLPNYFHQSKLYIGNDTGLKHIAIASGIKSYTLFGPEPPNEWHPYSQAKHPYFYIEGLECRTQTAHYCGLSTCESMICMSMTTPENVFEQIKKDI, via the coding sequence ATGAAAAACGATTCACCCACAATCTTAGTTGTTAAATATCGAGCACTCGGTGACTCGGTTATGGGTCTGTCTACTATCTCTTATCTTCGTTCAATTTATCCAAATAGTAAAATTTATTATGGCGTTCGGGGCTGGACGGCAAAATTATACGAAGAAATAAAGACTGATGCAGATGGAATTATTCCTCTATCTATTGAAAGTATTTCTGATTACGTTAAATTTTATCGAATACTAAAAGAGCTTAAAATTGATCACGTCCATGAAATGCACTTGAGTGGACGAACCAAGAAATTTTTTACTTTTTTTAAATATATTCTTGGTTTCAATTATACATTCCATAATCATCACGAAAGAAAAGGTGAGGTTTTAGATCAGGGAATGATTAAGCCACTGATCCAAAGAGATCTCGATGGAGCTTATACATATCTTGGTAAAAATGGCATGGTGCCGAGTTACTTAAATTTTGAACCTTCATTTAAAAACTTAAGTGGAGCTCAAAAAGCGCGAGTAATACTTGGAGTTGTTGCAACCAGAGAAACTAAGATGTGGAGTCTTGAAAATTATGTAGCTCTCGCTCATCTGATAAAAAATGGCTTCCCTGAAGTGGAAATATCTGTACCACTTTCAAACTCTGCTGAAGATAAGAGAATAGAGGAAAAGTTAAACATACTTGATAAAGAGAACAGTTTAGAGATTGTAAGAGTTGATCTTTCTAAACTTCCAAATTATTTTCATCAATCAAAGTTATATATTGGTAATGATACAGGTTTGAAACATATTGCTATCGCCAGTGGGATCAAATCATATACTTTGTTTGGTCCCGAACCACCTAATGAGTGGCATCCATATTCTCAGGCGAAGCACCCTTATTTTTATATCGAGGGACTTGAGTGTCGTACTCAAACAGCTCATTACTGTGGACTATCAACATGTGAATCGATGATTTGCATGTCAATGACAACTCCTGAAAATGTTTTCGAGCAAATAAAGAAGGATATATAA
- a CDS encoding DEAD/DEAH box helicase has translation MDGFLIATGIVKDNKTHESKIVYKKRLEGTEEGPLSTNCDCTEWHEGTHCQHTAAIFLHYQSMKGTKQDDGSILPFVGTTGVHPTKYSTIINGPNDLENTPLSPMYSTLRYTLTTKKTIDFPIPQNFTGKIIINICPNKEFSTDFQDDVKQSVKYYFKLDDKIYKKISILENLYLFNWETGDAYFLTSDIKEFFSTVRANIYTLSIDDLLNLSLDSRCADKFEYQIEDQEIDFKEIEEPQLRVYISTSDRKGYSNFAFDYYNKKENRTRPPLFLTQLTFDGGSLDIFRKKSESYSFLQEVASFFEIESDSYKKVLSGKSKKNMWIRAISNLADRDYTLTFDHENKSLYKYENNLQKLIFNLMVNNFGEQFFRYSYYYKDTNELIYQVSMNTIVTGLSKFYTATAPYGVQVFYNKAELSSWSSRIRFERKQIGRSGWFDLELEISEDDMEILNNADIENNIAITKNGVVLLTQEQKDLLKFVTKYTKLETKEEINEGRFKKFILPFNRARVFELFELKKLGLEGALTPEEIELCERLQNLETMPQYDMPAEFNAELRPYQKTGYNWLRFLYENKLGACLADDMGLGKTIQTICFLQSIQDKIGRVLIVCPVSILLNWENEFKKFSNMDVHIFHGMNREIPKDKKVILTSYGILKKELDTFFEEENFDVFIMDEVQHLKNIRSLGAYSARKIKADFRICLTGTPVENDLAEFFNILDLAIPGLWGDLRFLRSTSTPKSRVFARKTSAPFILRRTKNQVLTDLPPKIENNVYLGFNDQEQNFYTDKLKSIKSKITNSPKQKKYGEILKGLLELRQSCLWQSHDNNSTRHYKHLESTKIEFLMENIEQILEEGHQAIIFSQFTTYLDIIETAFNEKCWKYSRIDGSQSVKKRQKSVDAFQSGETPLFLISLKAGGVGLNLTAASYVFIMDPWWNPAVESQAIDRAYRIGQQNKLTVFRPIIKGTVEEKVLKLQDMKRELFKELLPDDDESLFTGKLTMKDFEDLFN, from the coding sequence ATGGATGGCTTCTTAATCGCTACAGGTATTGTAAAAGATAATAAGACACACGAATCTAAAATCGTTTATAAAAAGAGACTAGAAGGCACTGAAGAAGGTCCTCTATCTACTAATTGCGATTGTACGGAATGGCATGAAGGAACGCATTGTCAGCATACGGCAGCGATTTTTCTCCACTACCAATCGATGAAGGGGACTAAGCAAGATGATGGAAGTATTCTTCCATTCGTAGGAACGACGGGAGTTCACCCAACAAAGTACTCAACGATTATCAATGGCCCAAATGATCTTGAGAACACTCCCCTTTCTCCAATGTATTCAACTCTTCGCTATACCTTAACAACAAAGAAAACGATTGATTTTCCTATTCCACAAAATTTTACGGGAAAGATCATCATTAATATCTGTCCAAATAAAGAGTTTTCAACAGACTTTCAAGATGATGTTAAACAAAGTGTTAAGTACTACTTCAAACTTGATGACAAAATATATAAGAAAATATCTATTTTAGAGAATTTGTATCTATTTAACTGGGAAACAGGAGATGCATATTTTTTAACTTCCGACATTAAAGAATTTTTTTCTACAGTTCGTGCAAATATATACACTCTATCTATAGATGATCTTCTAAATCTCTCACTTGATAGTCGTTGTGCAGATAAATTTGAATATCAAATTGAAGACCAGGAAATAGATTTCAAAGAAATCGAAGAGCCTCAACTTCGTGTTTATATCTCAACAAGTGATCGTAAGGGATATAGTAACTTTGCCTTTGATTATTATAACAAAAAAGAAAATAGAACGAGACCTCCACTATTTCTCACTCAATTAACATTTGATGGTGGCTCTCTCGATATTTTCAGAAAGAAATCTGAGTCATATTCTTTCCTTCAGGAAGTTGCAAGCTTCTTTGAAATTGAATCTGATTCATATAAAAAAGTTCTTTCAGGAAAATCAAAGAAGAATATGTGGATCAGAGCTATCTCAAATCTAGCAGATCGAGACTACACTCTCACATTCGATCATGAAAATAAATCTCTCTATAAATATGAGAACAACCTTCAAAAATTAATATTCAACCTTATGGTAAACAATTTTGGTGAACAGTTCTTTAGATATTCATATTATTACAAAGATACAAATGAGCTAATCTATCAAGTCTCGATGAATACAATAGTAACTGGACTTTCTAAATTTTATACCGCAACTGCTCCTTATGGAGTTCAAGTTTTCTATAACAAAGCTGAACTTAGTAGCTGGAGTTCTAGAATCCGCTTTGAACGAAAGCAAATTGGACGTAGTGGCTGGTTTGATCTTGAACTTGAAATATCTGAAGATGATATGGAGATTCTCAATAACGCAGATATTGAAAATAATATTGCCATCACGAAGAATGGTGTCGTTCTCCTAACACAAGAACAAAAAGATCTTTTAAAGTTTGTTACCAAATATACAAAACTTGAAACGAAGGAAGAAATTAACGAAGGTCGCTTCAAAAAATTTATTCTTCCATTTAATCGAGCGAGAGTATTTGAGCTTTTCGAACTTAAAAAACTTGGACTTGAAGGAGCACTAACTCCTGAAGAAATTGAGCTTTGTGAGAGACTTCAAAATCTTGAAACAATGCCTCAGTACGACATGCCTGCAGAATTTAATGCAGAATTACGTCCATACCAAAAGACCGGTTACAACTGGCTGAGATTTCTTTATGAGAATAAGCTTGGAGCCTGCCTTGCTGATGACATGGGTCTTGGTAAGACGATACAAACGATCTGCTTCCTACAAAGTATTCAAGACAAGATTGGCCGAGTTCTTATCGTATGTCCTGTTTCTATTTTACTTAACTGGGAAAATGAATTTAAAAAATTCTCAAATATGGATGTTCATATCTTTCATGGGATGAATAGAGAAATTCCAAAAGATAAGAAAGTTATTCTTACGAGTTATGGTATTTTAAAGAAAGAATTAGATACTTTCTTCGAAGAAGAAAACTTTGATGTCTTCATCATGGATGAGGTTCAACACTTAAAGAATATCCGCTCTCTTGGTGCGTACAGTGCTAGGAAGATCAAAGCAGACTTTAGAATCTGCTTAACAGGTACACCTGTTGAGAACGATCTTGCAGAATTTTTTAATATTCTTGACCTCGCAATTCCTGGTCTATGGGGAGACTTGAGATTTTTAAGATCCACTTCGACTCCAAAAAGTAGAGTATTTGCAAGAAAGACATCTGCACCATTTATTCTAAGACGTACAAAGAACCAGGTTTTAACAGATCTTCCGCCTAAGATTGAAAACAATGTTTACCTCGGATTTAACGACCAGGAACAAAACTTCTACACAGATAAACTTAAGAGTATTAAGTCTAAAATTACAAATTCTCCTAAACAAAAGAAGTACGGTGAAATTCTTAAGGGTCTTCTCGAGCTTCGCCAAAGCTGTTTATGGCAAAGTCATGACAATAATTCAACAAGGCACTATAAACATCTAGAGTCGACTAAAATTGAATTTCTCATGGAAAATATTGAGCAAATTCTTGAGGAAGGTCACCAAGCAATTATCTTCTCTCAGTTCACAACTTACCTTGATATTATTGAGACGGCGTTTAATGAGAAATGCTGGAAGTACTCTCGCATTGATGGATCCCAGAGCGTAAAGAAGAGACAAAAGTCAGTGGACGCATTCCAATCAGGAGAAACTCCTCTATTTTTAATTTCACTTAAGGCCGGGGGTGTTGGTTTAAACTTAACTGCAGCAAGTTACGTTTTCATTATGGACCCTTGGTGGAATCCAGCCGTTGAAAGCCAGGCTATCGACAGAGCATATCGTATTGGACAACAAAATAAACTTACCGTTTTTAGGCCTATTATTAAGGGTACTGTTGAAGAAAAAGTTCTAAAACTACAAGATATGAAGCGTGAACTCTTCAAGGAACTTCTCCCTGATGATGATGAAAGTCTATTCACAGGAAAGTTAACTATGAAAGATTTCGAGGACTTATTCAATTAA
- a CDS encoding HAMP domain-containing sensor histidine kinase encodes MSTLNIVELNTRTFANTKEQANPVKSFLHDIRSPLQALQALVSVQSLSDEERNSMYESCMKRIASLTGQKNEEKRSEEKEVCIANLFNSIKKQKELELGCQISTSANLLNPWLKLPLSTSEIENILSNLINNSINASSRNISIKARLHKNFLKIEVIDTGKGIEASKISKIGQVGQTYTEGGQGLGLTNTIKLLKSIGGDLSCRSIPNVITQFTISIPL; translated from the coding sequence ATGAGTACATTAAATATCGTAGAACTTAATACAAGAACATTTGCTAATACAAAAGAACAAGCAAACCCAGTGAAAAGCTTCTTACATGATATTCGCTCACCTCTTCAAGCTCTACAAGCACTAGTATCAGTTCAGAGTTTATCGGATGAAGAAAGAAATTCAATGTACGAGTCTTGTATGAAAAGGATCGCTTCATTGACTGGTCAAAAAAATGAAGAAAAGAGGTCAGAAGAAAAAGAGGTTTGCATTGCAAACTTATTCAATTCAATCAAAAAGCAAAAAGAACTGGAGCTAGGATGTCAGATTTCAACAAGTGCAAATCTTCTAAACCCGTGGCTAAAACTTCCTCTCTCGACTTCAGAGATTGAGAATATACTTTCAAATCTTATCAATAATTCAATTAACGCTTCTAGTAGAAATATTTCGATTAAAGCTAGATTACATAAGAATTTTTTAAAAATTGAGGTTATCGATACTGGAAAAGGCATCGAAGCAAGCAAAATATCTAAAATTGGACAAGTTGGACAAACATACACAGAAGGAGGACAAGGCCTAGGACTAACAAACACAATTAAACTTTTAAAAAGCATCGGCGGAGATCTTTCATGCCGATCAATTCCCAATGTTATAACTCAATTCACAATTTCCATTCCCCTTTAA